One region of Mucilaginibacter gotjawali genomic DNA includes:
- the istB gene encoding IS21-like element helper ATPase IstB, translated as MNTSTLDKLRKMKFFGMFHAFKSSMETGKTNDYTADELLAHLVEAEWEDRQNRRIERTILYAKFRYKAAIEDVHYHADRTIDRNQVMRLADCTFIDRFENLLITGSTGIGKSYIASAIGHQACILGYRVLYTSTPKLFAKLKMAKADGSYIKETAKLERQQLLIMDDFGIQPFDAQSRAALMEIIEDRHGKTSLIITSQLPVNKWFEVIGEKTIADAILDRIVHDAHRIELKGESMRRKRGVEPENSH; from the coding sequence ATGAACACAAGCACCTTAGACAAACTGCGGAAGATGAAGTTCTTCGGCATGTTCCATGCCTTTAAAAGCAGCATGGAAACCGGTAAAACGAATGATTACACAGCGGACGAACTGCTGGCCCACCTGGTAGAAGCTGAATGGGAAGACCGGCAGAACCGGCGTATAGAGCGCACTATCCTTTATGCCAAATTCCGCTATAAAGCTGCTATAGAGGATGTTCACTACCATGCTGACCGCACAATCGACCGGAACCAGGTTATGCGTCTGGCGGACTGTACCTTTATTGACCGCTTTGAGAACCTGCTGATCACCGGCAGCACAGGTATCGGTAAAAGTTATATTGCTTCTGCCATTGGCCACCAGGCCTGCATATTGGGTTACCGGGTGTTGTATACCAGCACACCTAAACTGTTTGCCAAACTGAAGATGGCTAAGGCAGACGGCTCCTATATCAAAGAGACTGCCAAGCTGGAACGACAGCAACTGCTCATTATGGACGACTTTGGTATCCAGCCTTTTGATGCACAAAGCAGGGCGGCACTCATGGAGATCATTGAGGACCGGCACGGTAAGACCTCGCTGATCATTACCTCACAGCTGCCGGTCAATAAATGGTTTGAGGTGATTGGTGAAAAAACGATTGCTGATGCTATCCTGGACCGGATCGTTCATGATGCGCACCGTATCGAGCTAAAGGGAGAATCTATGAGAAGAAAACGTGGCGTGGAACCGGAAAACAGCCACTAA
- a CDS encoding histidine phosphatase family protein — MKNVWFIRHAESEANAGLPTDDPGLIALTPKGHEQAEILADIINAVPDLVICSSYIRTQQTARPLLEKHPQVQTLVWPIHEFDFLSPKACINTTVDQRRPWVKNYWDACQPDSVHGEGAESFNSFRSRVISCIKRLEQRDEAFILVFAHGHVMRVIWQYFTTGQHDDPAAMTVFRDQMTLLPVHNTAVFKASYGQGTWNVLDPVFDPELSVGE; from the coding sequence ATGAAAAATGTATGGTTTATCCGCCATGCCGAATCCGAGGCGAATGCCGGACTTCCTACTGACGATCCCGGACTGATTGCATTAACTCCCAAAGGACATGAACAGGCGGAAATTTTAGCTGATATTATCAATGCTGTGCCTGACCTGGTAATCTGTTCGTCCTATATAAGAACGCAACAAACCGCGCGGCCTTTATTGGAAAAACACCCTCAAGTTCAAACATTGGTATGGCCAATACATGAGTTTGATTTTTTATCGCCCAAAGCATGTATTAATACCACCGTCGATCAGCGGCGGCCCTGGGTAAAAAATTACTGGGATGCCTGTCAGCCTGATTCTGTTCATGGTGAAGGTGCGGAATCGTTTAACAGCTTCCGAAGCCGTGTAATTTCGTGTATTAAACGTTTAGAGCAAAGGGACGAAGCGTTTATCCTGGTTTTCGCGCATGGCCACGTCATGCGCGTGATCTGGCAATATTTTACCACAGGCCAACATGATGATCCGGCGGCCATGACCGTCTTTCGTGATCAGATGACCTTATTGCCGGTACATAATACTGCGGTGTTCAAAGCTAGCTACGGTCAGGGTACGTGGAATGTTCTTGACCCTGTATTTGACCCGGAGCTATCCGTAGGTGAATAA
- a CDS encoding plasmid mobilization protein: protein MNKTINKTGITTAGKNKTGAAKGGRPTKQHKRRQLLAAMCTPLEKKMIEINAQRVGLTVSEFLRDLGLKNRIQVKIKSLPKSVLELKGTLNHTAANINQLARKRNSGDELNALERALLNQCVREIQGLIGTINSYLQ from the coding sequence ATGAATAAGACTATTAACAAGACCGGGATCACCACAGCCGGTAAAAATAAAACAGGTGCAGCCAAAGGAGGCCGGCCAACAAAGCAACACAAACGGCGGCAGCTGTTGGCAGCCATGTGTACACCCCTGGAAAAAAAGATGATAGAGATCAATGCCCAAAGGGTGGGTTTAACGGTATCAGAGTTCCTGCGCGACCTGGGTTTGAAAAACAGGATACAGGTGAAGATCAAAAGTCTGCCCAAGTCAGTATTGGAACTTAAAGGCACCCTAAATCACACGGCGGCCAACATTAACCAGCTGGCGCGGAAACGTAACAGCGGGGACGAACTGAACGCCCTGGAGCGGGCGCTGCTCAATCAATGTGTCCGCGAGATACAAGGTTTAATTGGCACCATAAACAGCTATTTACAATGA
- a CDS encoding relaxase/mobilization nuclease domain-containing protein, which produces MIGKIVTGKSFRGCLNYLHEGRLQETEEQQRQEMEKKQAQVIAYNQCFGNKKELIRQFIEVSKLNPKVSKPVFHLTVSLAHADAGKLNNQQKADIAASLAKEFEFDRNQYVVVTHADTQHEHLHIVANRIGYDGKTAGDSNSYKRVAETCRKMELAYKLEKVLSPNKFLAPEQRVAQSQRIDQRKEVLKQHLSKAIKQCRDVQQVKQYMEDRGYKVEQGRGIAFTDQQQVYFKGSQVGYSLQTIENKLKQEQQLKEQLKQQQQQQQKLALQRQQEQIREQKRDRSHGMHM; this is translated from the coding sequence ATGATCGGAAAAATAGTTACCGGCAAAAGTTTCCGGGGTTGCCTGAACTACCTGCATGAGGGCAGGCTCCAGGAAACCGAGGAACAGCAACGGCAGGAAATGGAAAAGAAGCAGGCACAGGTCATCGCCTACAACCAATGTTTCGGCAACAAGAAAGAGCTGATCCGGCAATTTATCGAGGTCAGCAAACTGAATCCAAAGGTCAGCAAGCCGGTGTTTCATTTGACCGTTAGTTTAGCCCATGCCGATGCAGGCAAGCTCAATAACCAGCAAAAGGCGGATATCGCCGCATCACTGGCCAAAGAGTTCGAGTTTGATCGTAATCAGTATGTGGTCGTTACCCATGCAGATACCCAGCATGAACATCTGCATATTGTCGCCAACCGCATCGGTTATGACGGCAAGACAGCGGGCGACAGTAATAGTTACAAGCGTGTGGCCGAAACCTGCCGCAAAATGGAACTGGCCTATAAGCTGGAAAAAGTATTAAGCCCAAACAAATTCCTGGCGCCGGAACAGCGCGTAGCGCAAAGCCAGCGGATCGACCAGCGAAAGGAAGTTTTGAAGCAGCACCTTTCCAAAGCCATCAAGCAATGCCGGGATGTGCAGCAGGTAAAGCAATACATGGAAGACCGGGGCTATAAGGTGGAACAAGGCAGGGGCATCGCTTTTACCGATCAGCAGCAGGTCTACTTTAAGGGCAGCCAGGTTGGCTACAGTCTGCAAACCATTGAAAATAAATTAAAACAGGAACAACAATTAAAAGAGCAATTAAAACAACAACAGCAGCAACAACAAAAACTGGCCCTGCAACGGCAACAGGAGCAAATCAGGGAGCAAAAACGCGACCGGAGCCACGGTATGCATATGTGA
- a CDS encoding toprim domain-containing protein encodes MTLDCNQARQIPIVGYLAKCGFHPQYIKGADHWYLSPIREENTASFKVNTRLNAWFDHGIGEGGNLIDLGIRLHRCSVEELLARLSADDYTLSFHQPWVATAERETASPVSGANDTDEPRIIVLDVTPLHSPGLITYITGRGIDLTCVRWFCREVKFSIKDKTYMAIGFENRSGGYELRNPWFKGSSSPKDITVISSHNNAQAVCLVEGFMDFLSLQRFRKFPDTPTDIIVLNSVALIGRSIELLSGYQDVYQYLNHDSAGHAATEKLKQAGIHAIDASSFYQGHNDINAYLLAMQQNTLQQEINTQPHEKHGHSLRR; translated from the coding sequence ATGACATTAGATTGTAACCAGGCCAGGCAAATTCCGATAGTTGGATACCTGGCAAAATGCGGGTTTCACCCGCAATATATCAAAGGGGCCGATCACTGGTACCTGTCCCCGATCAGGGAGGAAAACACAGCCTCTTTTAAAGTCAATACCCGGTTGAATGCCTGGTTTGACCACGGCATCGGCGAAGGCGGCAACCTGATCGACCTGGGCATCCGGCTGCACCGCTGCTCGGTGGAAGAACTGCTGGCCCGCCTGTCCGCGGACGACTACACCCTTTCTTTTCATCAGCCATGGGTGGCTACGGCGGAACGCGAGACGGCATCTCCCGTTAGCGGCGCTAATGATACGGATGAGCCGCGTATTATCGTACTGGACGTTACGCCGTTGCACAGTCCTGGCCTGATCACATACATTACCGGCCGGGGTATTGACCTCACTTGTGTTCGCTGGTTTTGCCGGGAGGTCAAGTTTAGCATTAAAGACAAGACCTATATGGCTATCGGTTTTGAGAACCGTTCCGGAGGCTATGAGCTGCGCAATCCCTGGTTCAAGGGGTCATCATCACCAAAGGACATTACGGTGATCAGCAGCCATAACAACGCACAGGCGGTATGCCTGGTCGAGGGCTTTATGGATTTCCTGTCGTTGCAACGATTTCGGAAATTCCCCGACACGCCTACCGACATTATCGTACTGAACTCGGTTGCCCTCATCGGCAGGAGTATCGAATTGCTAAGTGGTTACCAGGATGTTTATCAATACCTGAACCATGATAGCGCAGGCCACGCCGCAACCGAAAAACTGAAGCAAGCAGGTATCCACGCGATTGATGCGAGTAGTTTTTACCAGGGTCATAACGACATTAATGCCTATTTGCTGGCAATGCAACAGAACACATTACAACAGGAAATAAACACCCAACCGCATGAAAAGCATGGCCATAGCTTACGGCGCTAA
- the istA gene encoding IS21 family transposase has translation MSKIRKILKMHSQQRPLLTIAAQADASRNTVKKYITAFKASGFTFDEVNALNDKELEDLFGKSKEHPPNARMQSMLRCFPHVDKELKRTGVNRQMLWEAYFKEFPDGYQYSQFCFYYNQWKARVNPTMHMDHKAGDKLYVDFAGEKLSITDKDTGEITPVEVFVAILGASQLTYVEAVMSQQKEDFIAACENTLHFIGGVPAAIVPDNLKAAVTKSSRYEPTLNETFEDFADHYGTTILPARAYRPRDKALVEGAVKIIYTKIYAPLNKHVYHSLTELNAAIWQALEVHNSQLLKGRNYSRILQFEEIERQTLAPLPVLRYQFKKQHQARVIKNGHVNLGPDKHYYSVPYRFIGKHVKLLYSRTTVEIYYNYERIALHKRNKNPYGYTTDKEHMASTHRFKSDWTPDMFLDWAASIHEDVRLYILQILERKQHPEQAYKSCLGVLGFAKKAGNERLTIACQRALSYGVYNYKTIQTILENKMDNYEESLFADELPMPDHKNIRGDYK, from the coding sequence ATGAGTAAGATAAGAAAGATACTAAAGATGCACAGCCAGCAGCGGCCCCTACTGACGATAGCTGCCCAGGCCGATGCATCGAGAAACACAGTAAAAAAGTACATAACAGCATTTAAAGCCAGCGGTTTCACCTTTGATGAGGTTAACGCGCTGAACGACAAAGAGCTGGAAGATTTGTTCGGAAAGTCCAAAGAACACCCACCAAATGCGCGTATGCAGTCCATGCTGCGCTGCTTTCCCCACGTCGATAAAGAACTCAAACGAACAGGTGTTAACCGGCAGATGCTATGGGAGGCCTACTTCAAAGAGTTCCCGGACGGCTACCAATACAGCCAGTTTTGCTTTTATTATAACCAGTGGAAGGCCAGGGTCAACCCGACCATGCACATGGATCACAAGGCCGGGGACAAGCTATATGTCGATTTTGCCGGGGAGAAGTTGAGCATCACCGATAAGGATACCGGGGAGATCACGCCTGTAGAGGTCTTTGTAGCCATCCTGGGCGCCAGCCAGTTAACCTACGTAGAGGCCGTTATGAGCCAGCAAAAGGAAGACTTTATAGCAGCCTGCGAGAATACCCTGCACTTTATTGGCGGCGTTCCCGCCGCCATTGTTCCCGATAACCTGAAGGCTGCCGTAACCAAAAGCAGCCGCTACGAACCTACCCTGAACGAAACATTTGAAGACTTTGCCGATCACTATGGTACAACTATATTACCAGCTCGGGCGTACCGCCCTCGCGATAAGGCATTGGTGGAAGGTGCGGTAAAGATCATTTATACCAAGATATACGCGCCTTTAAACAAGCATGTCTACCATTCTTTAACAGAACTCAATGCAGCGATCTGGCAGGCCCTGGAAGTCCATAACAGCCAGTTACTCAAGGGGCGTAACTATAGCAGAATACTACAGTTTGAAGAGATCGAGCGCCAAACCCTCGCACCACTGCCAGTCCTGCGCTACCAGTTTAAGAAGCAGCACCAGGCCAGGGTAATCAAGAACGGCCATGTTAACCTCGGCCCGGATAAGCACTATTACAGTGTCCCTTACCGCTTTATCGGCAAACATGTCAAGCTGTTATACTCCCGCACTACCGTAGAGATCTATTACAACTATGAGCGTATCGCCTTGCATAAACGCAATAAAAACCCCTATGGCTATACCACTGATAAAGAGCACATGGCCAGTACGCACCGCTTTAAAAGTGACTGGACGCCAGATATGTTCCTGGATTGGGCAGCCTCCATTCATGAGGACGTAAGGCTGTATATCCTTCAGATACTGGAGCGCAAGCAACACCCCGAACAGGCTTATAAATCGTGCCTGGGGGTGCTTGGCTTTGCGAAAAAAGCAGGGAACGAACGATTGACTATTGCCTGCCAGCGGGCATTGAGTTATGGTGTCTATAACTATAAAACGATACAAACCATACTGGAAAACAAGATGGATAACTACGAGGAAAGCTTATTTGCCGATGAGCTGCCTATGCCAGATCACAAGAACATCAGGGGCGATTACAAGTAA
- a CDS encoding zeta toxin family protein: MQTLYALSDSAFEKAQLYIIDNHRGNLTPAENPIAVIIGAQPGAGKSELETIAQKELGGNVMICNLDALRDFHPDAETIKRKHEAYYPDITGDYAWKWRAGLMDYCVENRLNFIMEVTFADGPYINSVINGLRENDYQVNLKLLAVHPQLSLLGIQDRYEQQKLENESGRMVIKEAHDDRYSKLIPSLITVQAESLYSKLEIYGRNVASGLHSDIHGVHLIATNPPNAVQVFQHVFDQPWPDKLVQFFEQKMQSVIQLKEVRNAPKWEIAKFKEEMQTQYISPGQMQQLVEQQQRELKAAQELKSAQELKAAQERQELERQRKAEEQRQNLFIRKGPGKDRGMGGPSR; encoded by the coding sequence TTGCAAACCTTGTATGCGCTGAGTGATTCTGCGTTTGAAAAGGCGCAACTCTATATCATCGATAACCACCGGGGTAATTTAACACCTGCTGAAAACCCTATCGCTGTTATCATAGGCGCGCAACCCGGTGCAGGTAAAAGCGAACTGGAAACTATCGCCCAAAAAGAATTGGGTGGTAATGTTATGATCTGTAACCTCGATGCTTTACGGGACTTTCATCCTGATGCGGAAACCATTAAAAGAAAGCACGAAGCCTATTATCCTGATATTACCGGGGACTATGCATGGAAATGGCGGGCCGGTCTAATGGATTATTGTGTAGAGAACCGGCTAAACTTTATTATGGAAGTTACTTTTGCAGACGGCCCCTATATCAATAGCGTCATCAACGGATTAAGGGAAAACGATTACCAGGTTAACCTCAAGTTGCTTGCAGTACATCCACAATTAAGTCTTTTGGGCATTCAGGATCGCTATGAACAACAGAAATTGGAGAATGAATCCGGGAGAATGGTCATTAAGGAAGCGCACGACGATCGTTACAGCAAGTTGATCCCCTCACTGATAACGGTGCAGGCGGAATCTTTATACAGTAAGTTGGAGATATATGGCCGGAATGTGGCCTCGGGCCTGCATTCGGATATTCATGGTGTACACCTGATCGCCACCAATCCCCCCAACGCCGTACAGGTCTTTCAGCATGTATTCGATCAGCCCTGGCCGGATAAACTGGTGCAATTTTTTGAACAGAAAATGCAATCGGTCATCCAGCTTAAAGAAGTCAGGAACGCGCCCAAATGGGAAATTGCAAAGTTCAAAGAGGAAATGCAAACTCAATATATCTCCCCCGGCCAAATGCAACAGTTGGTCGAGCAGCAGCAGCGTGAGTTAAAAGCAGCACAGGAACTAAAGTCAGCACAAGAGCTAAAAGCCGCGCAGGAACGGCAGGAATTAGAGCGGCAACGAAAGGCCGAGGAACAACGCCAAAACCTATTTATACGCAAAGGCCCTGGTAAAGACCGGGGCATGGGTGGGCCGAGCCGGTAA
- a CDS encoding cation:proton antiporter has translation MSINEILTITIVLTAVFAYINHRLIKWPPTIGIMVLSLLSSMLLVIFGNFHSMLSDKAVQLASSINFREVLLNFMLSFLLFAGAIQIDAGKLKKERWPVLALSTLGILISTTLVGGMTWGLFGLFHLPIPFIYCLLFGALISPTDPIAVLAILKTAKIPSSLELKISGESLFNDGVAVVVFVTLLDAAGSGVSAVDFLAVGRLFLQEAVGGLLFGGLLGYIGFYALRSIDDYKVEVLVTLAIVMGGYLIASHLHVSGPLAMVVAGIITGNKVKDEALSDTSRDYLDKFWELVDEILNAILFLLIGLEMLIIKINMTVLLIGVLSVLTVLLARWVSVFFPVLLLRFKIKFEKHAVAILTWGGLRGGLSVALALSLSPAMHRDEFVLITYMIVVFSILVQGLTIGKLAKRLQRT, from the coding sequence ATGAGCATTAACGAGATTCTGACCATTACGATCGTGCTGACCGCAGTATTCGCCTATATCAATCACCGGCTGATCAAATGGCCTCCCACGATTGGTATTATGGTACTGTCCCTGCTATCGTCCATGCTGCTGGTGATATTTGGCAATTTCCATTCTATGCTTTCGGATAAAGCCGTTCAATTAGCTTCCTCTATTAATTTCCGGGAGGTGCTGCTAAATTTTATGCTCAGCTTCCTGCTGTTTGCCGGGGCTATTCAGATTGATGCCGGGAAACTCAAAAAGGAACGCTGGCCGGTGCTGGCCTTATCAACTTTAGGTATCCTGATTTCTACCACCCTGGTTGGCGGGATGACCTGGGGCCTATTCGGGTTGTTTCATTTGCCAATTCCTTTTATTTACTGCCTGCTATTTGGCGCATTAATATCACCAACCGACCCGATTGCGGTATTGGCTATACTGAAGACAGCCAAAATTCCGTCTTCGCTGGAGCTCAAAATTTCTGGAGAATCCTTGTTTAATGACGGCGTGGCGGTGGTGGTATTTGTCACCTTGCTGGATGCCGCCGGTTCCGGGGTTTCCGCTGTTGATTTTTTAGCGGTTGGCAGACTTTTTTTACAGGAAGCCGTTGGCGGGTTGCTGTTTGGCGGCTTGTTAGGCTATATTGGTTTTTACGCCCTTCGCTCGATTGATGATTATAAAGTGGAGGTACTGGTCACCTTAGCCATCGTGATGGGTGGTTACCTCATTGCAAGTCATCTGCACGTATCCGGCCCGCTGGCGATGGTAGTAGCGGGTATCATCACAGGCAACAAGGTAAAAGACGAGGCGCTGTCCGACACCAGCCGGGATTACCTCGATAAATTCTGGGAGCTGGTCGATGAGATCCTGAACGCTATCCTTTTCCTGCTAATAGGCTTGGAAATGCTGATCATTAAGATCAATATGACAGTTTTGCTTATTGGCGTCCTGTCCGTCCTGACCGTACTACTAGCCCGCTGGGTGTCCGTCTTTTTCCCTGTGTTATTATTGCGTTTTAAGATCAAATTTGAAAAACACGCGGTCGCCATCCTTACCTGGGGCGGTTTAAGGGGCGGCTTATCAGTAGCCCTGGCTCTTTCTTTAAGCCCGGCTATGCACCGGGATGAATTCGTGCTCATTACCTATATGATCGTGGTTTTTTCTATTTTAGTGCAGGGTTTGACCATTGGGAAACTGGCTAAAAGATTGCAAAGGACTTAG
- a CDS encoding RNA-binding domain-containing protein → MPLHVNIEDLLNARSVESERLEFKTGWNPDAVYRSICAFANDFENVGGGYILIGVEEENGIAKRPVMGLSASNIASIQKEMIGYNNLINPVYHPKLFIETVDGQQILVIWVPGGSNRPYEVPEQITAKQKRYSYYVRRYASSAVADMETQQELISLANQIPFDDRSNQYAGIDDISMVLIQDHLRLIGSKLMEASDQHTKTEILEQMLLVDGPPEHRFPRNVALMMFNEHPEKFFPATWVDVVYFPKGEGEAEFVEYPRITGPVPTLIRNTLDLLKTNFLKEKVIKQADKAEATRIWNYPYAALEEAVANALFHRDYQLREQVEIRVSPGSIVLLNYGGPDRSIRQEDFISGRIRPRRYRNRRLGDFLKELDLTEGRATGIPTIKRVLERNGSPEPTFRTDDERTFFEVEIFCHPAFKNDVVLVDDAQKEVASNKEGNRDGNRAGNRAVILLSPKQKEILNFCQIPQSRADIFIHLGISNQPKNYRLHILPLIQAGYITLTEPDKLSSKYQKYQTSNTAPAT, encoded by the coding sequence ATGCCATTACACGTCAATATTGAAGATTTATTAAACGCCCGTTCTGTTGAATCGGAACGGCTCGAATTTAAAACGGGATGGAATCCGGATGCGGTTTATCGTTCAATCTGTGCTTTTGCGAATGATTTTGAAAATGTGGGTGGTGGCTATATTCTGATTGGCGTGGAAGAGGAAAACGGAATTGCCAAGCGGCCTGTTATGGGTTTAAGTGCATCCAATATTGCCTCCATTCAAAAAGAAATGATCGGTTATAATAACCTAATTAACCCGGTTTATCATCCTAAACTCTTTATTGAAACTGTGGATGGTCAACAGATTTTAGTTATTTGGGTGCCTGGTGGCTCTAACCGCCCTTATGAAGTGCCTGAACAAATTACAGCTAAACAAAAAAGATATTCCTATTATGTTCGTAGGTATGCCAGTTCTGCTGTGGCAGATATGGAAACTCAGCAAGAACTCATTAGCCTCGCCAACCAGATTCCCTTTGATGACCGTTCTAACCAATATGCCGGTATAGATGATATTTCAATGGTGCTCATTCAGGATCATTTACGCTTGATAGGCAGTAAATTGATGGAAGCTTCCGATCAGCATACCAAAACGGAAATATTAGAGCAGATGCTCCTGGTTGATGGCCCTCCCGAACACCGCTTTCCCCGGAATGTGGCATTGATGATGTTTAATGAACACCCGGAAAAATTCTTTCCGGCTACCTGGGTGGATGTCGTGTATTTTCCAAAGGGTGAAGGAGAAGCTGAATTTGTTGAATACCCGCGTATCACAGGCCCCGTACCTACTTTAATCAGAAATACGCTGGACCTATTAAAAACAAATTTTTTAAAGGAAAAAGTTATTAAGCAAGCTGATAAGGCAGAAGCAACCCGTATTTGGAATTACCCCTACGCTGCATTGGAAGAAGCCGTGGCGAATGCATTATTTCATCGTGATTATCAATTGCGGGAACAGGTTGAAATCCGGGTTTCACCGGGATCTATCGTACTGCTTAATTATGGTGGCCCTGATCGCTCTATCCGCCAGGAAGATTTCATCAGTGGCAGGATAAGGCCGCGCCGTTACCGCAACCGCCGTTTAGGGGATTTTTTAAAAGAACTCGATTTAACAGAAGGCCGTGCGACAGGTATTCCCACTATTAAACGTGTTTTGGAGCGTAACGGCTCTCCAGAACCAACCTTTCGTACAGATGATGAACGTACTTTTTTCGAAGTAGAAATATTTTGCCATCCTGCTTTTAAAAATGATGTTGTTCTGGTAGATGACGCCCAAAAAGAAGTGGCAAGTAATAAGGAAGGTAATAGAGATGGTAATAGGGCTGGTAATAGAGCTGTTATTCTGTTATCTCCCAAACAAAAGGAAATATTAAACTTTTGCCAAATTCCCCAAAGCCGGGCAGATATATTTATTCACCTTGGCATTTCGAATCAGCCTAAAAATTATCGTCTGCATATTTTACCCCTAATACAAGCTGGTTATATCACTCTTACCGAACCCGATAAGCTTTCCAGTAAATATCAAAAGTATCAAACCAGCAATACGGCCCCCGCTACTTGA
- a CDS encoding helix-turn-helix transcriptional regulator has translation MNINENMRLIDLKVSDLLTILKETAPTPPASPTSDDDEIGGYEIAEKITGYARQTLYQLKSAGEIPYIALPNGGVRFSKKAIVNWLMSHKKLTNEEIVDRAENFVFKRRARRK, from the coding sequence ATGAATATCAACGAAAACATGCGCTTAATAGATCTGAAAGTTTCGGATTTATTAACTATCCTAAAAGAAACCGCACCGACCCCACCCGCATCGCCAACGAGCGATGATGATGAAATCGGGGGCTATGAGATTGCAGAAAAAATCACCGGTTACGCGCGCCAGACCCTTTACCAATTAAAATCAGCTGGTGAAATCCCTTATATCGCCCTGCCCAATGGCGGTGTCCGGTTCTCTAAAAAGGCAATTGTCAATTGGTTAATGTCCCATAAAAAACTGACCAACGAGGAAATAGTAGACAGAGCCGAAAATTTTGTGTTTAAACGCAGAGCACGCCGCAAATAA
- a CDS encoding metallophosphoesterase, translated as MILQYCSDLHLEFPQNEAYIKVNPIKPIGDILVLAGDVTLFTRIDQQKDFFNYISDHFKEAYWIPGNHEYYQSDISNRSGSFEEKIRSNVSLLNNVVKEFGGHRLLFSTLWSSISLLNGWRIERSLNDFYQISYNGKRFQIPDYNDFHTNCLSFLSSALETDAIGKKVVITHHVPTFKNYPPEYKGDYLNEAFATILDDLILNTTPDYWIYGHHHQNIPEFKIGHTKLLTNQLGYVQRNEHLFYQSDKRIEL; from the coding sequence ATGATTTTACAATACTGCTCCGACCTTCATTTGGAGTTCCCCCAAAATGAAGCCTATATAAAAGTTAATCCCATCAAACCCATTGGCGACATTTTGGTATTGGCTGGCGATGTAACACTATTTACCCGGATAGACCAGCAAAAGGACTTCTTCAATTATATTAGTGATCACTTCAAGGAAGCCTATTGGATACCGGGAAATCACGAGTACTACCAAAGCGATATTTCAAACAGATCGGGGTCATTTGAAGAAAAGATCAGAAGCAACGTGTCTCTGTTAAATAATGTAGTTAAAGAATTTGGCGGACATCGATTATTATTTTCTACTTTATGGTCATCCATCAGCCTATTAAATGGCTGGCGGATAGAACGTAGTCTGAATGATTTTTATCAAATTAGTTATAATGGGAAGCGCTTTCAAATTCCTGATTATAATGATTTTCATACAAACTGCCTTTCATTTCTATCTTCTGCTTTAGAAACAGATGCAATAGGCAAAAAAGTAGTAATTACCCATCATGTTCCTACTTTTAAAAACTATCCTCCAGAATATAAAGGAGACTACCTAAATGAGGCTTTCGCAACGATATTGGATGATTTGATTTTGAATACCACGCCGGATTATTGGATTTACGGCCATCACCATCAAAATATTCCTGAGTTTAAAATAGGGCACACAAAATTGCTGACCAATCAGCTTGGCTACGTTCAACGCAACGAGCATTTGTTCTATCAGTCTGATAAACGCATTGAACTTTAG